GTGCGGTGGACGGCCTGAACGTGCTTCTGACCCCGGACTTCAGCGCGCTTTTGAACCCGAGCGTGTGGGTTGCGGCTTATGGTCAGATCTTCTTCTCTTTAAGCGTCGGGTTCTCTATCATGATCGCCTACGCAAGCTACCTCAACCGCCGCTCGGACCTGACGAACAGCGCGTTTATCGTCGCCCTCTCGAACACGGGCTTTGAGTTTCTGGCCGCGCTCGGGGTCTTCAGCGTACTCGGCTTTCTTGCCTTCCAGCAGAACGCCACGGTGGACGAGGTCGTTACCTCGGGCATCGGGCTGGCGTTCGTGGCGTTCCCGCAGATAATCAACGAGCTTCCGGGGCTCAACTCGTTTTTCGGGGTGATCTTCTTCGGCGCGCTGCTCTTTGCGGGCGTTACCTCGGCCGTCTCCATTCTTGAATGCGCCATCGCCGGGGTACGCGAGAAGTTCGGCCTGACGCGCCGGGCCGCCGTGAACTGGGTCTGCGGGCTGGCCGCGCTGGTCAGCATCATCTACGCCACGCGGGGCGGCCTCTACTACCTGGACGTGGTGGACCGCTGGATGAACAACTACGGCCTCGTGCTGACCGGGCTGGCCGAGATACTCTTCGTCGTCTTTGTCGTGCGCCGACTCCGCTCGCTGCAGGATCACGTCAACGAACGCTCGTACATCCGGGCCGGGGGGTGGTGGATCATCGCCCTGACCGCCGTTACGCCCGCCCTGCTTGGCCTCGTGACCATCCTGAACCTCTACGGGGAGCTTACAAGCCGCTACGGCGAATACCCCCTGAGCGGCCTGCTCGTCTTCGGCTGGGGACTCGCCGTGCTCGTCGTTGTTGCGGGCTTTGTTTTCCAGGGAATCACCGGCAGGGAAGATCCCGCGACCGCAGAGGAGAACGCATGAACACCGGGGCGCTTGTTATGCTCATCATCGGCATCGTCGGATTGTGGGGGGGGCTGATCGTCTCCATAATGAACTACCTGAGAGCCTCCCGCGAAGAGGCCCGCACGGACAACACCACCGCAGGGAGAGGTCCGGAGGTAGACCGCAGTTAAAGCCCGAGACCGGAGGAACATGGGGCTGCTGGACAGAGCCATAGCAACAACCGTACCCGCCATCCCGAAACCCCTCGTCCGAAAGGTCTCAAGCCGCTACATCGCCGGACGGAACCTCCGGGAAGCCGTTCGAACCGTCCGGCAGCTCAACGCCGAAGGCTCCGCCGCAACCCTCGACGTGCTCGGCGAGGGCGTACGGGACGTGTCCCAGGCCGAAGAGACGGTCCGCGAATACAAACGGGCCCTCGACCTGCTCGCAACCGAGAACCTGAACTCCGGCGTCTCCGTCAAGCTCACCGCCCTCGGGCTCGACCTGGACCAGTCGCAATGTAGAAACAATATAAAACGAATCCTTGAATACGCAGCGGCGCGAGACCGCTTCGTCAGGGTAGACATGGAAGACTCGCCGTACACGGAGCGCACCATCCAGACCGTTCTGGATCTGCATGCGGACTACGGCAACACCGGGGCGGTGGTGCAGGCGTACATGCGCCGCAGCGTCTTCGACGTGGAGCGGCTGGCGGAGCGGAAAGTATCCGTTCGGCTGTGCAAGGGGATCTACGTAGAGCCGCGACGCGTTGCGTACAAGAACTTCGACGTGGTACGCGAAAACTACGTCTGGCTTCTTGAGAAGCTCTTCAGGGCGGGCTGTTACGTCGGGGTGGCGACCCACGACGAATACCTTGTCTGGCACGCCCTGCGGCTGGTGCACGACCTCGGGGTCCCCGGGAGCGGGTATGAGTTTCAGATGCTTCTCGGGCTCGGGGTGGACGAGCCGCTCAGGAAGATCCTTGTTGGGGCGGGGCATCGGATGCGGGTCTACGTGCCGTACGGTGAGCAGTGGTACGAGTACTCCGTTCGCCGTCTCAAGGAGAACCCGAAAGTAGCGACGTACGTAACCCGCGACGTAGTGGCGGAGATGGCGAACTACCTGAGGCGTTAGATAAAAGAGAAAGACGGGGGAGAACCATGGGGCTCATACCTTACAGAAACGAAGCCTACCTGGACTGGGCGGATGAAAAAAACACGGCGGCGATGCAGGAGGCTCTCGGAAAAGTCGGCGGCGAGCTCGGGAAGCTTTACCCGCTTGTAATCGGCGGTCGGGAGGTAGAGACGGACGGCGGCATCCCGTCCGTGAACCCGGCGAAACCCTCCGAGGTCGTCGGTACGACCGGGAGTGCAACGACAGAGGAGGCCGACCTCGCCCTTCGGACCGCGACCGAAGTCTTCGAGACCTGGAGCCGGACGGCTCCTGAGGCGCGGGCCAGGGTTCTGCTCAGGGCCTCGGCCATAATGAAGCGCAGAAAATTCGAGTTCCTTGCGTGGGAGAAGTTCGAGGGCGGCAAGCCCTGGGCCGAGGCCGACGCGCAGGTCGCCGAAGCGATAGATTTCCTTGAATACTACGCGCGGGAGATGCTCAGGCTCAAGGACGGCGTTCCCATATACTCCGTCCCGGGCGAGGAGTCGAGTTACTTCTATCGTCCCATGGGGGTCGGGGTCGTGATCGCGCCGTGGAACTTCCCGACCGCGATCCTCATGGGCATGTCGGCGGCGGCCATCGTGGCCGGGAACACCGTGATCATGAAGCCTTCGGAGTTCACGAGCGTTATCGGGGCGAAGGTCGCGGAGGTTTTCGCCGAGGCGGGCTTGCCGGATGGGGTCCTGAACTACCTGCCGGGGTACGGGGCCGAGATCGGGGACTACCTTGTTGGCGACCCGAGGACGCGGTTTATCTCGTTTACGGGTTCGATGAAGACGGGCCTCGGGATCAACGAGCTGGCGGCGAAGCGCGGCCCGGAGCAGCGCTGGATCAAGCGCGTCATAGCCGAGATGGGCGGAAAAGACGCGATGGTGATAGACGAATCCGCCGACACGGACGCCGCGGCCTTCGATATCGTAAAGAGCGCGTACGGCTACTCCGGGCAGAAGTGCAGCGCGGCGAGCCGGGCGATAATCCACGCGGAGGTCTACGACGAAGTGCTGGAGAAAGTCCTTCTGAACGCGAGGCGATTGAAGATCGGGCCGCCGGACTCGGCCGACGTAAACATCGGACCGGTTATAAGCGAGCCGCAGTTTGCGAAGGTGACAAGCTACATAGACTCTGGCGACCGGGAGGGCGAGCGGCTCCTCGGTGAAGACCCCGGCGACGGGTCGGACGGTTATTTCGTGAGCCCCACCATCTTCGCCACCGACGAGAAGGCAAAGGTCGCAAGGGAGGAGGTCTTCGGTCCCGTACTCTCCGTTCTCAGGGCCCGCGATTTCGACGACGCGCTGAGGATCGCCAACGACTCGCCGTACGGTCTGACGGGCGGCGTGTACTCAAGGAACCGCGAGCATCTGGAGCGCGCCCGCAACGAGTTCAAGGCCGGAAACGTCTACTTCAACCGCACCATAACGGGCGCGCTCGTCGGGGTGCAGCCCTTCGGCGGCTTCGACCTCTCCGGCACGGACTCAAAGGCCGGCGGACCGGACTACCTGCCGCTGCACATGCTCGCCAAAACCGTCGTGGAGCGCTTCTAGCCCGCTGCCCCGCAGACAAAGCCGAACGCAAGTCCGGAGCCGGGGTACGTCCGGCCGCAAGGCGTAGGGTTCACGCCGGGCCGCAGAGCGCCAGAGCCGAGCGGCCCGGCAACCGGGTATGTAGAGGGCCAGGGCTTCGGAGAACGGGCGGGCTTTCCGGTCTAAACCCCTGTTTTACCGGGATCTGACTTCAAAGAGTGTCAGGGACTACAAAGATACGATCTTCCGGGCCGATAACCGGGGTAAGAACAACAACACTTACACGGTTCGCACCTTTGGGCATTGTCGAGGCGGCTGTTCGACGTTTGCATTGGCGGGCCTGACGGGAGCAGGAGGTAGCGGGCTCATGGAATCCAAAGTCGAGGTGAACGGGAACGGGGCGGGTGGAGCGCTGTCGCGGCTGCGTCTGTTCGAGTCCATAGTCGAGAACGCCAACGACGCCATACTCGTCGCCGAGGCCGAGCCGGTGGACGAGCCGGGGCCGAGGATAGTGTATGCCAACGCGAGCTTCTCCCGGATGACCGGCTACGCGGCGGAGGAGATCATCGGCAAGACCCCGCGCATCCTTCAGGGGCCGAAGTCCGAGCGGGCGACGCTGGACAAGATCCGTGCGGCTCTCAAGGCCTGGAGGCCCGTTCGCGTCGAGGTGCTGAACTACCGCAAGAGCGGTGAGGAGTTCTGGGTCGAGCTGGACATCGTGCCGGTTGCGGACGAGACGGGCTGGTTTACGCACTGGGTCTCCATCCAGCGGGACACGACGGAGCGCAAGCTCAAGGAGCAGAAGCGGCTGCTGGACGAGGAGCGTTTCCGCTCGGCGCTGGGCCGTTACTCCTCGGACTTCGTCGCCATCGTCGAGGCCGACGGCTCCATCCGCTACCTGACCCCTTCGGTCGTCGAGGTTCTCGGCTACCGGCCGGAGGAGATGGTCGGGGCGGGCTTTTCGGCTTACGTGCACCCCGAAGACATCTGGCGGACGCGGGAGGTGTTCGCCGAGGCGACAAGGGCCCCCGGCCTCGGCAAACCCGTCGAGGTGCGCGTCAAGCGAAAGGACGGCTCGTGGCTGCACCTGGAGGTGATCGGCAACAACCTGCTGGATGATTCGAGCGTCTACGGCATCGTTCTCAACGTCTGGGACGTAAGCGAGCGCCGGGAGGCCGAGGAGGCGCTCAGGGAGAGCGAGAAGCGTTTCCGGCAGCTCTTCGAGCAGTCGGTGGACGCCCTTCTCGTACACGACCGCGAGGGATGGATGGTGGACTGCAACTCCGAAGCCTGCCGCTCTCTGGGCTACTCGCGCAAGGAGCTTCTCTCACTCAACGTCCGGGACTTCGCGACAAACCTTCTCTCGGAAGAAGAGAAGCTCACCATGGCGGGACGCAGCCTCTGGGAGCGCGTTCTCGCGGGTGAGATGGAAGAGGAGACGAGCTTTCACATCGGCGAGCACCGGCGGAAGGACGGCACTACCTTTCACGTAGAGGTCGGGGTCAGCGCGATAGAGCGCCTGGGGGAGCGTTTGATCTTCGCGACGGCCCGCGACGTTACCGAGCGCAAAGCCTTTGAGGCGGAGCTCAAGTACCAGGCCTTTCACGACGCCCTCACCGGGCTTCCGAATCGCTCCATGCTCATGGAGCGTCTGCGCCACGCCCTTGAACGACTGCGCTCGGGACGCTTCAAGCCGGGAGAGTCCGTGGCCGTGATCTTCATGGACCTGGATAATTTCAAGGTGGTGAACGACTCGCTCGGGCACGAGGCGGGGGACCGGTTGCTCGTGGAGGTGTCGGACCGCCTGAGCGCGTGCCTCAGGCCCGGCGACACCCTTGCCCGCCTCGGCGGGGACGAGTTCGTCATCCTGCTCGAAAACCTCGCCAGCACCCCGGAGTCAGGCGGTGAGGCGGCGGAGGTCGCGGTAAGCGTCGCGCAGAGAGTCCGGGAAGCCCTCGACGAACCGTTCGACATAGACTCCCACGAGGTGCTCGTCACCGCCAGCCTGGGGGTGGTGGTCTCTTCGCCCGGAGAGGATCGCGCCGACGAACTCCTGCGCGATGCCGATCTCGCCATGTACGCCGCAAAAAAGAACGGCAAGGACAGCCACAAGGTCTTTGACCCGAGCATGGGGGTACACGCCCTTGAACGGCTCAAGCTGGAGACCGACCTCCGGCGGGCGCTGGACGGCGACGAGTTCGTTATCTACTACCAGCCGAAGATATCGCTCCTGACCGGCGAGGTTGTGGGAACGGAGGCGCTGGTCAGGTGGGATCACCCCCGGCGGGGGCTGGTGTCCCCGGTGGAGTTTATACCGCTAGCCGAGGAGACGGGCCTTATAGTCCCCCTCGGACTCCAGGTACTCGAAAAGGCGTGTCGTCAGGCCCGCCGCTGGCAACTGGACCATCCGACCGACCCGGCGCTCAAGATGAGCGTGAACCTCTCGGCCAGACAGTTCCGTCAGCCGGGGCTGATCGAAGACATAAGGCGGGTGCTGCGGCAGACCGGCGTGATACCGTCGAGCCTTATACTCGAGATCACCGAGGGGGTGCTTATGGAAGACGCCCCCGCCACCGTGACCGCGCTCGACCAGCTGAAGAACCTCGGGGTCGGGATCTCCGTGGACGACTTCGGCACCGGCTACTCCTCGCTTTCGTACCTCAGGAGCTTCCCCGTGGACTACCTCAAGATAGACCGCTCGTTCGTGGAGGATCTCAAGGACGACGCCGAGGGACAGGGTATCGTAACGGCGACGATCGCCCTCGCTCATACCCTTGGACTGCAGGCGGTCGCGGAGGGGGTCGAGACCGAGGAGCAGCTCCTGCGCCTTCAGGAGCTTGGCTGCGATTTCGCCCAGGGCTTCCATCTTGCGCGCCCCGGCCCCGGAAAGGTAGTATCCGACCTGCTGGCCTCCCGGAACCACCGGTAGAGGTCGTTCTTCCGCGTGTTTTTCGGTTGCGGAGGGGCCCCGCCGCCGACCATACCGAACACCGGGAACCGGTAAAGCTCCGAAGCTACCCGACGTAGAGCGAAACCTTCCCGACCGACCGGCGTTCCTCGATGGCGCGGTGTGCCTCGGCGGCCCCGGCCAGAGGAAAAGAAGGGCCTTCAACGACCCGCAGCCTGCGACCTTCGAGGTAACCCGAGAGCTCTCTGCGGGCTCTCTGCGCCGCTCCGGGGCGGAGCCAGGGCCCCCCGTAACCGCTGATCGTCTGCCCCTTCAGGTTGAGTTGCCACATGTCCGGTGCTTCGGAAGGCCCGCCGCTGGAACTGCCGAAGACAACGAATCGACCGAGCAGCGCGAGGGCCTCGTAAGCCTGACGCCCGATATCACCCCCGACCGACTCCAGAACTACGTCCACCCCCCGCCCACCGGTCGCCTCAAGCACTTCCCCGACCCAGCCGCTCTCTGTGTAGTCCACGGCGTGGTCGGCCCCGAGAGAGAGCGCAAGCTCGCGTTTTTCATCGCTGCCAGCCGTACCTATAACGGTCCCCGCACCCGCGAGCTTTGCAAGCTGCAGGGCCAGGGTTCCGACCCCGCCGCCCGCCGCCTGCACCAGCAAGCTCTCGCCTTCTCCGATGCGCGCCGAGTCGTGGAGGATGCCGTAGGCCGTGATCCCCTGAACAAGCAGGGCCGCCGTCGCGGAGACAGAGCCAACGCCCTCGGGAACCCTTACAACGGCCTCGGCCGAAGCAACGGCGTACTCGGCGTAGCCGCCCCCCGAGAGGACGCTCACCACCCGGGCTCCCTCCAGAGAAGTGTCCACGCCCGCGCCCACCGCCTCCACCGTGCCCGCGACCTCGAAGCCGGGCGTCACGGGCAGACCGTCCCTCGCCGGACCGTGAAACATGCCCCGGCGCATCCCGGTATCCGCGTAGTTCACCCCGGCGATCTCGACCTTTACAAGCACCTCACCCGCCCCCGGCTCGGGCTTCTCGACCTCCTCGAGCCTCAGAACCTCGGGCGGTCCGAACTCGCTCATCACAACTGCCCTCACAACAGGTTCTCCTTTTCGGTAGCTTGTCCCCGGCGGTCCCTGCTCAGTAGCTCACCATCGGCATCCGGTGCAGGTAGTCGTCGCCGGTTATCTGTTCGAGCATGAAGTCGGCCACGTCGGCGCGTGATATCCGGGTTCCGCTGTTCTTGCCGACGTAGCCGACGCGGTACCGACCCCGGGCGGCCTCCCCGGTCAGCCGGGGAGCACGGACTATCACCCAGTCCAACCCGCTGCCCCTGATAACCTCCGCGTGCCGCTCGGCGTCCTCCAGGACATCGGGCTGCAAACGCCCGAGCAGAAACCCGAAGGCCCGGTCCACGAGCTTCGGCCTGTCTTCAGGCACCCGTACCCCCGCCCCCGTGAGGCTGACGAGCCTCGGAACGCCCCGCTCTTTCATCGCCTCGACGATGTTTTCCGTCCCGACGGTCTGCACGTCCTTTGAAGAGGTCTTTGTATGGCCGAGCGCGCTCAACACCGCGTCCCGACCCGTAACCGCCACCCTGACCGCCGCCCCGTCCCCCACATCACCCCGAAAGACCTTGAGCCGCCCGTCGGGGATCTCCAGCCTCGCAGGATCGCGCACAAACACCCCGACCTCGTGACCCGCCCCGAGCGCTCTCTCTACAAGGTAACGCCCCGTCCGCCCCGTCGCCCCGAAGATAACTACCTTCATTGCCTGTTCGTCCCCCGCTCTCTTGCCCCGACCGACCCCACCCGATACACTCAAGCGGACAATTGTCCGTTTGTCCGATACTACCGGACAGCAGTCCGTTTAGCAAGACTGGAGGTTTCGAGAGGGCTTTGGCGTACAAGACAAGCGAGCGCAGCGACGCGGCGACCAACAGGCGCCGGATACTTTCTGCGGCGCGGCGGCTGTTCGACGAGCGGGGTGTGGGGGTGGTCAGCATGCACGAGGTCGGTCGGTCGGCGGGCGTGGGGCAGGGCACTCTCTACCGGCGGTTCCGCAACAAGGGGGAGTTGTGCGCCGCGTTGCTGGAGGGCAGGGTGGAAGAGTTCGAGGGCGAGGCCCGGGGCAGGATCGAGGGGGGTGAGGAATCGGCTCTGGAGCTTCTGGGCTGGTTTCTCGAGCGCCTGGCGGATTTCAACGAGGAGAACGGGCCGCTGCTCGAGGCGATAAGGGATTCCCGAGTCGGCGGGCGGGAGGTGGAGATGCGGCGCAACCCGTTCTACGGCTGGCTGCGCCGGACCGTGGCCGGGCTGCTTCGAAAGGCCGAGGCCGAAGGAGAAACCCGCCGCGACCTTGACGTCGAGGTTCTCACCGACATCGTGCTTGCGCCGCTCGACATCGACCTCTGGATCTACCAGCGGGAAGAGCAGGGTCTGCCGCCCCGGCGCATCGTTGCCGCGATTCTGGATCTCGTGCTCAAGGGTTTAAAAGCGACCGACTGAACCCCAGGCCGGTGGCTCGGAATACTTCGGTCCGGAGGACGTGGAAGAGAAGAGTTCCGGGTAGGCCGGAGGCCGCTACCGTGGCGGCTGGTCGGGTAGAGCTTCGGATATCAGGGACCGAGTCGGCTACCCCGGCTTGCCGGAGCCCGGCTTGCGGAGCGTCACAAGGTCGAAGAAGAAGCCGGGTCCGACCTTTTCGTGCCTCCGAAGCTCAAGGGAGGGCGCACCGGTCCGTATCTCCGAGAAGCGCAGGTCGAAGCGCATGGCGAAGTGTCCGAGAAGCCAGCCTGCGGCGCGGACCGCTGCGGGACGGGCTTTCTCTTCCGACCAGAACCTGTCCGCGACCACTATGCGGCCCTCGGGCGCAGCGACCCGTGCGGCCTCGCCGAGAACCCGCGCACCGCTCTCGGCGACGGTGAGGATCAGGGGCAGGTAAACGGCCTCGAAGCTCCCGTCCGGGAAGTCGAGCCTCTGCGCGTCCATAACCCGGAGGTCTAAGCCTTCCATCCGGAGCTTCCTGCGCCGCCTTCTTGCTCTTCTGAGCATGCCGTCGCTCAGGTCCACGCCGACGCCCCGGGTCCGGGTGGGGAGATGCTCGAGCTCCATACCGGACCCCACCCCGACGATGAGCAGGCGGTCGCCTTCGCGAAGGTCGAGGGCTCCAGCCGCCGCCCGGCGGACCTTGCGGGACCAGAAGCCCAGGGCCGCGTCGTAGAGGCCGCCGATGTGGTTGTAGACCCGCAGGTTGGAGAAGAGGCGCGGTTTCATGACCCTTCAACCTTAACCCATTGCGGCGTTCCGGGCTTCGGGATCAGAGAGGCGCGCCCGCTACTCTGCGGCCGGGGACGTTCGCTTCAACCGGCAGCCCTGCAGGCGCTCCTGTCGGGGGCCGTTCCCTGGAGGGCCGCGACGGGCGGCGAGCATCGCCCCGACCCGTTAGCCGGGGATGCGCTCCGTAGAGTACATCGTCGTTTCTGTAGGGGCGAGGCCGCAGATTGTTCTGGCAGGGAATGGCGTAGTTTCCGGGGACGGGGGGTTTCTGGGTTACAACGCTGCGGCGGGGAGGCCGGTCTCCGGTTCCGGTCCGTCTACGAGGCCGCCCTCGACACGCTTCGGTGGTGAAGAAGGCAGGGCGGCGGGCTTCCGGGCGGGCCGTCCCCGGCGCGGGAGAACCGCTTTACCGAGGAGTGTTCGCGCGCGATTTAACGAAGCTGCTATTCTTCCGGCTTACATGCGCGTCGCTGCCAACAGGGGATACGAAAACTCACGCTACATCCACTTCTCCCGCGAAGAGTGGGCGGAGCTTCGGGCCGCGACGCCGCTCGTGCTCGGGGAGGAAGACCTCGCAGACCTTCGCGGCATCAACGAAAAGCTCTCGCTGGAGGAGATCGCCTCGATCTACCTGCCGCTCTCGCGGCTTCTGAACCTCTACGTCGCGGCGGCCCAGAGCCTCTACAAGGTCACGGATACGTTTCTTGGCAGCCCGGCCACAAAGGTTCCGTACATCATCGGCATCGGCGGTTCGGTTGCGGTCGGTAAAAGCACGACGGCGAGGATTCTGCAGGCGCTTCTGTCCCGCTGGCCGGACCACCCCCGCGTGGACCTCGTTACCACCGACGGCTTTCTGCATCCGAATCGCGTCCTCGAGGAGCGCGGCCTGATGCGCCGCAAGGGCTTCCCAGAGAGCTACGACCAGCGCAGGCTTGTCCGGTTTCTGGCGGACGTGAAGAGCGGTCGGGACGAGGTCGCCGCCCCGGTGTACTCGCACCTGACCTACGACATCATCCCCGACGAACGGCGCGTCGTAAAGCAGCCGGACATCGTTATTCTGGAAGGCCTGAACGTTCTGCAGAGCGGGGATCTATGTCTCGGGAAACAGAGCACGTTCGTCTCGGACTTCTTTGATTTCTCGATCTACGTCGACGCCGACGTTCGCGACATCGAACGCTGGTACGTTGACCGGTTCCTGACCTTCAAGAACACCGTGTTCAAGGACGAGAACTCGTACTTCCGGCGTTACGTGGATTTCACCGATGAGGAGGCCATACGGGAGGCCGAGGGTATCTGGGGCGAAATAAACGGTCCCAACCTCCGCGAGAACATCCTCCCGACCCGCGAACGCGCCCAGCTTATCCTTGAGAAAAGCTCCCGCCACGAAGTAAAGAAAGTCCGGCTCAGGAAGATCTGACCTTTCCCGAAAGCACGGTCGCGGCCTGGATGACGGGGCTGTTCGTCGGGCCGAACGGCGGGGCGTAGGCGAGGTCGGCGTTTACGAGGTCGTCGCAGGTGAGCCGCGCCCAGATGGCCGTCGCCGCCACGTCCGTGAGCTTGTCCACCCCCGACCCGACGGCCTCCACCCCGAGAACCCTGCCCGTTTTGCCGTCCGCGACCATCTCAAGGAGAACCGGCCTCGCGCCGGGGTAATATCCGGCCCTGTCCCTGGCCTCTATCGTAACGGAGAC
This sequence is a window from Rubrobacter indicoceani. Protein-coding genes within it:
- a CDS encoding sodium-dependent transporter yields the protein MAEERGQARDQWAGKLGFMLAAIGSAVGLGNIWRYPYIAYENGGGAFLVPYFIALVTAGIPVLILEYALGHKYRSAAPFSFRALSQRWEWLGWWQIGVSFFIITYYMVIIGWVLSYCYYSFGTRWGSDPDTFFNESFLGLSAGFWEFGGLQWRVLLATAIAWILTYWLLQRGVSRGIELASKILIPALVVMILIFVVRGLTLPGAVDGLNVLLTPDFSALLNPSVWVAAYGQIFFSLSVGFSIMIAYASYLNRRSDLTNSAFIVALSNTGFEFLAALGVFSVLGFLAFQQNATVDEVVTSGIGLAFVAFPQIINELPGLNSFFGVIFFGALLFAGVTSAVSILECAIAGVREKFGLTRRAAVNWVCGLAALVSIIYATRGGLYYLDVVDRWMNNYGLVLTGLAEILFVVFVVRRLRSLQDHVNERSYIRAGGWWIIALTAVTPALLGLVTILNLYGELTSRYGEYPLSGLLVFGWGLAVLVVVAGFVFQGITGREDPATAEENA
- a CDS encoding MetS family NSS transporter small subunit codes for the protein MNTGALVMLIIGIVGLWGGLIVSIMNYLRASREEARTDNTTAGRGPEVDRS
- a CDS encoding proline dehydrogenase family protein → MGLLDRAIATTVPAIPKPLVRKVSSRYIAGRNLREAVRTVRQLNAEGSAATLDVLGEGVRDVSQAEETVREYKRALDLLATENLNSGVSVKLTALGLDLDQSQCRNNIKRILEYAAARDRFVRVDMEDSPYTERTIQTVLDLHADYGNTGAVVQAYMRRSVFDVERLAERKVSVRLCKGIYVEPRRVAYKNFDVVRENYVWLLEKLFRAGCYVGVATHDEYLVWHALRLVHDLGVPGSGYEFQMLLGLGVDEPLRKILVGAGHRMRVYVPYGEQWYEYSVRRLKENPKVATYVTRDVVAEMANYLRR
- the pruA gene encoding L-glutamate gamma-semialdehyde dehydrogenase encodes the protein MGLIPYRNEAYLDWADEKNTAAMQEALGKVGGELGKLYPLVIGGREVETDGGIPSVNPAKPSEVVGTTGSATTEEADLALRTATEVFETWSRTAPEARARVLLRASAIMKRRKFEFLAWEKFEGGKPWAEADAQVAEAIDFLEYYAREMLRLKDGVPIYSVPGEESSYFYRPMGVGVVIAPWNFPTAILMGMSAAAIVAGNTVIMKPSEFTSVIGAKVAEVFAEAGLPDGVLNYLPGYGAEIGDYLVGDPRTRFISFTGSMKTGLGINELAAKRGPEQRWIKRVIAEMGGKDAMVIDESADTDAAAFDIVKSAYGYSGQKCSAASRAIIHAEVYDEVLEKVLLNARRLKIGPPDSADVNIGPVISEPQFAKVTSYIDSGDREGERLLGEDPGDGSDGYFVSPTIFATDEKAKVAREEVFGPVLSVLRARDFDDALRIANDSPYGLTGGVYSRNREHLERARNEFKAGNVYFNRTITGALVGVQPFGGFDLSGTDSKAGGPDYLPLHMLAKTVVERF
- a CDS encoding EAL and GGDEF domain-containing protein; amino-acid sequence: MESKVEVNGNGAGGALSRLRLFESIVENANDAILVAEAEPVDEPGPRIVYANASFSRMTGYAAEEIIGKTPRILQGPKSERATLDKIRAALKAWRPVRVEVLNYRKSGEEFWVELDIVPVADETGWFTHWVSIQRDTTERKLKEQKRLLDEERFRSALGRYSSDFVAIVEADGSIRYLTPSVVEVLGYRPEEMVGAGFSAYVHPEDIWRTREVFAEATRAPGLGKPVEVRVKRKDGSWLHLEVIGNNLLDDSSVYGIVLNVWDVSERREAEEALRESEKRFRQLFEQSVDALLVHDREGWMVDCNSEACRSLGYSRKELLSLNVRDFATNLLSEEEKLTMAGRSLWERVLAGEMEEETSFHIGEHRRKDGTTFHVEVGVSAIERLGERLIFATARDVTERKAFEAELKYQAFHDALTGLPNRSMLMERLRHALERLRSGRFKPGESVAVIFMDLDNFKVVNDSLGHEAGDRLLVEVSDRLSACLRPGDTLARLGGDEFVILLENLASTPESGGEAAEVAVSVAQRVREALDEPFDIDSHEVLVTASLGVVVSSPGEDRADELLRDADLAMYAAKKNGKDSHKVFDPSMGVHALERLKLETDLRRALDGDEFVIYYQPKISLLTGEVVGTEALVRWDHPRRGLVSPVEFIPLAEETGLIVPLGLQVLEKACRQARRWQLDHPTDPALKMSVNLSARQFRQPGLIEDIRRVLRQTGVIPSSLILEITEGVLMEDAPATVTALDQLKNLGVGISVDDFGTGYSSLSYLRSFPVDYLKIDRSFVEDLKDDAEGQGIVTATIALAHTLGLQAVAEGVETEEQLLRLQELGCDFAQGFHLARPGPGKVVSDLLASRNHR
- a CDS encoding quinone oxidoreductase family protein; translation: MRAVVMSEFGPPEVLRLEEVEKPEPGAGEVLVKVEIAGVNYADTGMRRGMFHGPARDGLPVTPGFEVAGTVEAVGAGVDTSLEGARVVSVLSGGGYAEYAVASAEAVVRVPEGVGSVSATAALLVQGITAYGILHDSARIGEGESLLVQAAGGGVGTLALQLAKLAGAGTVIGTAGSDEKRELALSLGADHAVDYTESGWVGEVLEATGGRGVDVVLESVGGDIGRQAYEALALLGRFVVFGSSSGGPSEAPDMWQLNLKGQTISGYGGPWLRPGAAQRARRELSGYLEGRRLRVVEGPSFPLAGAAEAHRAIEERRSVGKVSLYVG
- a CDS encoding NAD(P)-dependent oxidoreductase; translated protein: MSVSGGVGRGKRAGDEQAMKVVIFGATGRTGRYLVERALGAGHEVGVFVRDPARLEIPDGRLKVFRGDVGDGAAVRVAVTGRDAVLSALGHTKTSSKDVQTVGTENIVEAMKERGVPRLVSLTGAGVRVPEDRPKLVDRAFGFLLGRLQPDVLEDAERHAEVIRGSGLDWVIVRAPRLTGEAARGRYRVGYVGKNSGTRISRADVADFMLEQITGDDYLHRMPMVSY
- a CDS encoding TetR/AcrR family transcriptional regulator, giving the protein MAYKTSERSDAATNRRRILSAARRLFDERGVGVVSMHEVGRSAGVGQGTLYRRFRNKGELCAALLEGRVEEFEGEARGRIEGGEESALELLGWFLERLADFNEENGPLLEAIRDSRVGGREVEMRRNPFYGWLRRTVAGLLRKAEAEGETRRDLDVEVLTDIVLAPLDIDLWIYQREEQGLPPRRIVAAILDLVLKGLKATD
- a CDS encoding class I SAM-dependent methyltransferase; this translates as MKPRLFSNLRVYNHIGGLYDAALGFWSRKVRRAAAGALDLREGDRLLIVGVGSGMELEHLPTRTRGVGVDLSDGMLRRARRRRRKLRMEGLDLRVMDAQRLDFPDGSFEAVYLPLILTVAESGARVLGEAARVAAPEGRIVVADRFWSEEKARPAAVRAAGWLLGHFAMRFDLRFSEIRTGAPSLELRRHEKVGPGFFFDLVTLRKPGSGKPG
- the coaA gene encoding type I pantothenate kinase codes for the protein MRVAANRGYENSRYIHFSREEWAELRAATPLVLGEEDLADLRGINEKLSLEEIASIYLPLSRLLNLYVAAAQSLYKVTDTFLGSPATKVPYIIGIGGSVAVGKSTTARILQALLSRWPDHPRVDLVTTDGFLHPNRVLEERGLMRRKGFPESYDQRRLVRFLADVKSGRDEVAAPVYSHLTYDIIPDERRVVKQPDIVILEGLNVLQSGDLCLGKQSTFVSDFFDFSIYVDADVRDIERWYVDRFLTFKNTVFKDENSYFRRYVDFTDEEAIREAEGIWGEINGPNLRENILPTRERAQLILEKSSRHEVKKVRLRKI